A single region of the Ziziphus jujuba cultivar Dongzao chromosome 10, ASM3175591v1 genome encodes:
- the LOC107411858 gene encoding protein SRC2 homolog, whose product MEYRSLDINVTCLEGFQVKNLFFKRQKIYATVSIVGSSRTTQKTPVGKFAGSFQRWDYPMRFYIEESMLQENCLMLMIRLRSIRTLCRDKDVGEVYVPIKQLFLHNDHNSYFGYQVHTPSGKPKGRLHFSYKFSDTKRSSSLSTSKAVIENVNLTSPPPSSEMNGLWNLVR is encoded by the exons ATGGAGTATCGTTCTTTGGATATCAACGTTACATGTTTGGAAGGATTCCAAGTCAAAAACTTGTTCTTCAAAAGGCAGAAAATCTATGCCACGGTCTCAATTGTGGGAAGTTCACGTACAACCCAGAAAACTCCGGTGGGAAAATTTGCTGGAAGTTTTCAAAGATGGGATTATCCAATGAGGTTTTACATAGAAGAATCAATGCTGCAAGAAAACTGTTTGATGCTCATGATTCGGCTCCGAAGCATCCGAACACTTTGCAGGGATAAAGATGTTGGAGAAGTTTATGTTCCAATTAAACAACTTTTCCTGCACAATGATCATAATTCATATTTTGGTTATCAGGTTCACACACCCTCTGGAAAGCCAAAAGGTCGTTTGCATTTTTCGTATAAGTTTAGTGATACGAAaagatcatcatcattatcaacaTCAAAAGCTGTGATTGAGAATGTTAATCTGACAAGTCCTCCTCCTAGTTCTGAGATG AATGGGCTTTGGAATCTTGTCCGATAA